TTTTCAATATCTTTTTGAGTAGGAATAAAGTTTACTTGATCTATTTCCCTCTCCTGTTGTACCATAACTTCTTTGTTTTTAACCTCTAAGTAGCACCCAAATTTTTCTATCCACTCTTTATAAGCCTTTGGACTACTCTTAAATTTGAGTTTTATGATCTCTTTTTCTTCAATTCCTGCATTTATCATCTTTTGAATTTCGTCTATTTTCTTTTTCGTCTGTTGTTGCATTTCTTCCCCCTACTCTTTATATTACATCTACAATATATTATGCTTACACTTAATATTTTCAATATATTACAAAGTAGTGTATTAATAATATATCTGTATTATACCTAACCTTCAATTAAAATCCTGCTTTAAACTCCCTCACTTTTTCGATAATATTATCTAATTCTTTTCTTTTGGAATTATCGTTAATTAAATTCAACCACTCTTGATTTGTATATTTTATTCCAATTATATCAATTGCATCTTCTAATTCTTTGAAAGGATAGCTAAAGCTTAACTGATCAAATTTATTTAAAAGTTCTTCTCTCGTAATCTCTTTAGTTTCTACAATTATATACTCCTCTTTTATTTTTAAATCAAATTTTCTTTTTTCCTCTTCTACATCAATTTCATTTGATATAGATCTAACCATAGAAAGACGTAATTCAAGTAATGTATTATATTTGCTTTGAGTTATTTCTTTTTTCTTTTTAATTTCTACAACTTCATCTTTTAATTTTTCTTTTATAGTTTCCTTTTGACATTTTTCTACTTCATTATGGATTATCTTTTTAGATTCTAAGTAATCAGTAATCAACTTTCTTTTACCAGCTTTAAATGCCAGTCTTTGTATCTTAGTATCTTGTCCACATTTTTTTACATAGTCTTTGTAAACTATTTTTTCTATTTCTAGTTGTTCATTATCGCTCATTTTACAAAACTTAATATAAGTTTCGTTTTTTTCTTCTTTACTCTCTCCTATTGATTCTACAGTTTCAAGCTCTTTTATTTCTATTACTTCTTTTGGAATATTTGCCTCTACAACAATTTTTGTTTCTTGTTTTCCTGCTCCCGTTTCAATTGCTTTTTCTAAGTATGATAGGTATTCTATTTTCTTTTGTATTTCTTTGTAAGCATAGGTTAAACCTTTTATAAGTTGCTCCTCATTAAATTTTTCTAATAACTTTATTATATTTTCTTCAGTTAATAAAGATTGTAAATGTCTGTTTTTTTTAACTTTTTCAATAGTTCTATTTAACTTTTCTGATATGTGAATATGATTATCTCCTATTAATTCAGTCTCACTCGCTTTTGGTTTCCATGTAAAACTATATCCTGTAATTTTTCTTCCTGTTTTTATAGTCTCTATTTCCAATTTATTAAAATACTTTGGTAATTCTTCTTTAATTGGTTTCATAACTTTATTAGTAAAATTTGCAGTTGTTTGTACACTTAAAGGAACTCCTAACAAGTAATAAAGTTCTTCCAAGGTATAATTTATTTTCTTTTTTCCATTCCATCCTCTTAATAACTTAAACATTAATTTACTATAGCCACTTTTAAGACTTACTAAGTCTTTTAAATCAAATAAAGTAAAATTACCTCTTAACATATTATCAAAAAGTTTTAAAAATATTTCATTAGCTTTAATTTCTACTACACCATTATCTTTTTGAATATCATAGTATTGAAACAAATTCATTCTTTTTATATTGGTTTCAGTTTCAATCCTAAAA
The Cetobacterium sp. 8H DNA segment above includes these coding regions:
- a CDS encoding replication initiation protein; its protein translation is MGKHDIKYHNDMNLVSIGALNSSQIDILFSIGLTMAKDCSNKVIISFNEIKELANYSNKNIKNFYRDLEGLFKKLLDLDFRIETETNIKRMNLFQYYDIQKDNGVVEIKANEIFLKLFDNMLRGNFTLFDLKDLVSLKSGYSKLMFKLLRGWNGKKKINYTLEELYYLLGVPLSVQTTANFTNKVMKPIKEELPKYFNKLEIETIKTGRKITGYSFTWKPKASETELIGDNHIHISEKLNRTIEKVKKNRHLQSLLTEENIIKLLEKFNEEQLIKGLTYAYKEIQKKIEYLSYLEKAIETGAGKQETKIVVEANIPKEVIEIKELETVESIGESKEEKNETYIKFCKMSDNEQLEIEKIVYKDYVKKCGQDTKIQRLAFKAGKRKLITDYLESKKIIHNEVEKCQKETIKEKLKDEVVEIKKKKEITQSKYNTLLELRLSMVRSISNEIDVEEEKRKFDLKIKEEYIIVETKEITREELLNKFDQLSFSYPFKELEDAIDIIGIKYTNQEWLNLINDNSKRKELDNIIEKVREFKAGF